The following are from one region of the Sandaracinus amylolyticus genome:
- the truD gene encoding tRNA pseudouridine(13) synthase TruD, producing the protein MEDRLPFLTRIERPIAGILKDRPEDFRVDEIPAYEPSGAGEHLYVRFEKTSVDTRDAVRRIAEVLGCDPRDAGFAGLKDRHAITTQWASFHRGEPSKLEGVELEGVRVLEAKRHVNKLRTGHLRGNRFRVRLRGAPREDEAAARAVIAELERQGVPNYFGDQRFGRDRANLPRARAWLVEGGKPPRDSFERKLFVSVLQSELFNTMCAARVREGTLGAIVEGDLCRKEESGGLFVATDVAVENERAARFEISATGPMFGAKMRWPEGEAKRREEETLAAAGLDLDALARFAKYGEGTRRPYRMRLGAPTLEVDDEGLVLAFDLPSGGYATVVIRELTRTE; encoded by the coding sequence GTGGAAGATCGCCTCCCGTTCTTGACCCGCATCGAGCGCCCGATCGCCGGAATCCTCAAGGATCGTCCAGAGGATTTCCGGGTCGACGAGATCCCCGCCTACGAGCCCTCGGGCGCCGGAGAGCACCTCTACGTGCGCTTCGAGAAGACCAGCGTCGACACCCGCGACGCCGTCCGGCGCATCGCGGAGGTGCTCGGCTGCGACCCGCGCGACGCCGGATTCGCCGGTCTGAAGGACCGCCACGCGATCACCACGCAGTGGGCGAGCTTCCATCGCGGCGAGCCGAGCAAGCTCGAAGGCGTCGAGCTCGAGGGCGTGCGCGTGCTCGAGGCGAAGCGACACGTGAACAAGCTGCGCACCGGGCATCTGCGCGGGAACCGGTTCCGGGTGCGGCTGCGCGGCGCGCCGCGCGAGGACGAGGCCGCGGCGCGCGCGGTGATCGCGGAGCTCGAGCGCCAGGGCGTGCCCAACTACTTCGGCGATCAGCGCTTCGGGCGCGATCGCGCGAACCTGCCGCGGGCGCGCGCGTGGCTCGTCGAGGGCGGCAAGCCGCCGCGCGACTCGTTCGAGCGGAAGCTCTTCGTGTCGGTGCTGCAGTCGGAGCTCTTCAACACGATGTGCGCGGCGCGCGTCCGCGAAGGAACGCTCGGCGCGATCGTCGAGGGCGATCTCTGCCGCAAGGAGGAGTCCGGCGGGCTCTTCGTCGCGACCGACGTCGCGGTGGAGAACGAGCGCGCCGCGCGCTTCGAGATCAGCGCGACCGGCCCGATGTTCGGCGCGAAGATGCGCTGGCCCGAGGGCGAGGCGAAGCGCCGTGAGGAAGAGACGCTCGCCGCGGCGGGGCTCGATCTCGACGCGCTCGCCCGGTTCGCGAAGTACGGCGAGGGCACGCGCCGGCCCTATCGCATGCGGCTCGGCGCGCCGACGCTCGAGGTCGACGACGAAGGGCTCGTCCTCGCGTTCGATCTCCCGTCGGGCGGCTACGCGACGGTCGTGATCCGCGAGCTCACTCGGACGGAGTGA
- a CDS encoding roadblock/LC7 domain-containing protein, with protein MSLPSSVPVESRRDLDESSFTPILRSVLHCVPGVLAVVFVDSEGECIDYCSSLPPFDAKVIAAHMLVVTSEVRETTKRRAGEPWAIHVQGSERDIVVRRVTDEYLLVVVTLAMGIPSLLTETIELAVRKLRVESGEVTPRWEPAIDARVRVEVRVAKGWPYAPSAFWMGAERTKVGDVLGRWIEEDDGARVVCFMVRSESGQELTLVHHVEEDRWERR; from the coding sequence GTGAGCCTGCCGTCGAGCGTCCCGGTCGAGTCGCGTCGGGATCTCGACGAGAGCAGCTTCACGCCGATCCTGCGGAGCGTGCTGCACTGTGTCCCTGGAGTGCTCGCGGTGGTGTTCGTCGACTCGGAGGGCGAGTGCATCGACTACTGCTCGTCGCTGCCGCCCTTCGACGCGAAGGTGATCGCGGCGCACATGCTCGTGGTCACGAGCGAGGTGCGCGAGACGACGAAGCGCCGCGCCGGAGAGCCCTGGGCGATCCACGTGCAGGGCAGCGAGCGCGACATCGTGGTGCGCCGGGTGACCGACGAGTACCTGCTGGTCGTCGTGACGCTCGCGATGGGGATCCCGAGCCTGCTCACCGAGACGATCGAGCTCGCGGTGCGGAAGCTGCGCGTCGAGAGCGGCGAGGTCACGCCGCGATGGGAGCCCGCGATCGACGCGCGGGTGCGCGTGGAAGTGCGCGTGGCGAAGGGCTGGCCGTACGCGCCGAGCGCGTTCTGGATGGGCGCGGAGCGCACGAAGGTCGGTGACGTGCTGGGCCGCTGGATCGAAGAAGACGACGGCGCGCGCGTGGTGTGCTTCATGGTGCGGAGCGAGAGCGGCCAAGAGCTGACGCTGGTGCACCACGTGGAAGAGGACCGCTGGGAGCGCAGGTGA
- a CDS encoding DUF6348 family protein, with amino-acid sequence MHATLTAAGVSSELALELLAFVPLAFGRHLLARTGAKPGPTYRPHAREGVGPHAFPIDDEPLYRAAYDRASYSDRDRHWKVARWSAEVDASSAAGRTGKGPEDLVESVVLLWLPHLMTIGPDARARVLRERKDVDVYGLNAMLARSLVGHGVRARFDGARAIADSGEVWEAIVFPRVVEPAYCAIQVDFLVRSPRLAAPHRVNESFVGEGPDMRAAVAQAFEKLSRASFHPILAVLHDHDDETQVSWEHWHGPHGCWRVCLGPVLHLWSPQTQTDLAPLLDWIETRVRETSLTREVHWVRVFRAQRDAPMISEALLDNETWPALQDDVARWELPPRDDAYALRLFLMLVPESH; translated from the coding sequence ATGCACGCGACGCTCACCGCGGCGGGCGTCTCGAGCGAGCTCGCGCTCGAGCTTCTCGCGTTCGTGCCGCTCGCGTTCGGGCGGCACTTGCTCGCGCGGACGGGCGCGAAGCCCGGTCCGACGTATCGCCCGCACGCGCGTGAAGGCGTGGGGCCGCACGCGTTCCCGATCGACGACGAGCCGCTCTATCGCGCGGCGTACGATCGCGCGTCGTACAGCGACCGTGATCGCCACTGGAAGGTCGCCCGGTGGAGCGCGGAGGTCGACGCGTCGAGCGCCGCCGGCCGCACGGGCAAGGGGCCCGAGGATCTCGTCGAGTCGGTCGTGCTGCTCTGGCTCCCGCACCTGATGACGATCGGGCCCGACGCGCGCGCACGGGTGCTGCGGGAGCGGAAGGACGTCGACGTGTACGGGCTGAACGCGATGCTCGCGCGATCGCTCGTGGGGCACGGCGTGCGAGCGCGCTTCGACGGCGCGCGCGCGATCGCGGACTCCGGCGAGGTCTGGGAGGCGATCGTCTTCCCGCGTGTGGTCGAGCCGGCGTACTGCGCGATCCAGGTGGACTTCCTGGTGCGCTCGCCGAGGCTCGCCGCGCCGCATCGAGTGAACGAGTCGTTCGTGGGCGAGGGCCCGGACATGCGAGCCGCGGTCGCGCAGGCGTTCGAGAAGCTGAGCCGCGCGTCGTTCCACCCGATCCTCGCGGTGCTCCACGATCACGACGACGAGACCCAGGTGAGCTGGGAGCACTGGCACGGCCCGCACGGCTGCTGGCGCGTGTGCCTCGGGCCGGTGCTGCACCTCTGGTCGCCGCAGACGCAGACCGACCTGGCGCCCCTGCTCGACTGGATCGAGACCCGCGTGCGCGAGACCTCGCTGACGCGCGAGGTCCACTGGGTGCGCGTCTTCCGCGCGCAGCGAGACGCGCCGATGATCTCGGAGGCGCTGCTCGACAACGAGACCTGGCCGGCGCTTCAGGACGACGTCGCGCGCTGGGAGCTTCCGCCGCGCGACGATGCGTACGCGCTGCGGCTCTTCCTGATGCTCGTGCCCGAGAGCCACTGA
- a CDS encoding serine hydrolase domain-containing protein, protein MAAGVTGTVFPGATACLSWRSRDGELEWAEASAGTTGGPGAKPVADDTPFDLASLTKPLVSTIALRLVARGAISFDTRADALMPDARGTPGGAATLEQLLTHRSGLAPWGGLYLDVPHDPGTSAARRWILAEACRRPDEGAPGRAVYSDLGYMIAGEMLARASGRDLDDLLKQEVVRPLGIAEDQMMYAGALAPDRRADLARRCAATERDDWRGVMVRGEVHDENCAALGGVAGHAGVFASARAMATFGRAYLDSRNGKVDFLAQEIVGRALQVRPGGTHRLGWDGKSPENSAAGKRMSLETFGHLGFTGTSIYCDPTRDLVVVLLTNRVCPSRANEKIKGFRPAFHDGVVAVIDG, encoded by the coding sequence TTGGCGGCGGGAGTCACCGGAACCGTCTTTCCAGGCGCGACGGCGTGCCTGTCGTGGCGGTCGCGGGACGGCGAGCTCGAGTGGGCCGAGGCCAGCGCGGGCACCACCGGTGGGCCAGGCGCCAAACCGGTCGCCGACGACACCCCGTTCGATCTCGCGTCGCTGACGAAGCCGCTCGTGTCGACGATCGCGCTGCGTCTCGTCGCGCGCGGGGCCATCTCGTTCGACACCCGCGCCGACGCGCTGATGCCCGATGCGCGCGGCACGCCGGGCGGCGCGGCCACGCTCGAGCAGCTGCTGACGCATCGCTCCGGGCTCGCGCCGTGGGGCGGGCTCTATCTCGACGTGCCGCACGATCCCGGGACGAGCGCCGCGCGCCGGTGGATCCTCGCCGAGGCGTGTCGTCGTCCCGACGAGGGCGCCCCGGGCCGCGCGGTGTACAGCGACCTCGGCTACATGATCGCGGGCGAGATGCTGGCGCGCGCGTCGGGTCGCGATCTCGACGATCTCCTGAAGCAGGAGGTCGTGCGGCCGCTCGGCATCGCCGAGGATCAGATGATGTACGCGGGCGCGCTCGCGCCGGACAGACGTGCCGATCTCGCGCGTCGATGCGCGGCGACCGAGCGCGACGACTGGCGCGGCGTGATGGTGCGCGGCGAGGTGCACGACGAGAACTGCGCGGCGCTCGGCGGGGTCGCGGGGCACGCCGGTGTGTTCGCGTCGGCGCGCGCGATGGCGACGTTCGGGCGCGCGTACCTCGACAGCCGGAACGGCAAGGTCGACTTCCTCGCGCAGGAGATCGTCGGGCGCGCGCTGCAGGTGCGCCCGGGCGGGACGCACCGGCTCGGCTGGGACGGCAAGAGCCCGGAGAACAGCGCGGCCGGCAAGCGGATGAGCCTCGAGACGTTCGGTCACCTCGGCTTCACCGGGACGAGCATCTACTGCGATCCGACGCGCGATCTTGTGGTCGTGCTGCTGACGAACCGCGTGTGCCCGAGCCGCGCGAACGAGAAGATCAAGGGCTTCCGCCCCGCGTTCCACGACGGCGTGGTCGCGGTGATCGACGGCTGA
- a CDS encoding sigma 54-interacting transcriptional regulator, with product MIHLEVVDGQDKGRALETRADLVRIGRAEENELVLPDWHVSGEHAQLVLAGDRWVVRDLQSTNGTRILRGEERLDLAAVEGRESALSSGDVLLLGDDERPVKVLVTIDEEPDDARIVSVRKVAELGEVEKDIGADSEVLKTLYVAQKEIGATLELGGLLDVVAQQVFRFLPRATHVTVALREEDDPGTRRGAGRYVPIGTKVRGGAGRDAVPITRSVFRKVVAERAAVLAADARRDVGETASIMGAQIQSTIGVPLWAGDDIIGVLQVDNRDQAGIFRERDLDVLALLAQSASQAFRHARVYQRLQIAEEKERKENLYLKKREQSRREGAIIGEAGSMRRLFEQLRKVVNTRVTVLIEGETGTGKELIASAVHYWSDRRERLFVAQNCAAMPENLLESELFGHKKGSFTGATDDKKGLFELADGGTLFLDEVGEMPLNLQAKLLRALQEGEIRPVGAAKTIKVDTRIVAATNRDLEKEVAEGRFREDLFYRLKVFPIRVPPLRERHEDIPLIAAHFLRKYCQEFGRSISGFSQQAMEMLQAYKWPGNVRELENEVQRLVIQVDDEAFVQPEHLSPKIRQVENILDRVHPTKGTLKEMVEQVEKWILLEALKEHGNNKSQTAKTLGITREGLHKKLKHFGIS from the coding sequence GTGATCCACCTCGAGGTCGTCGACGGTCAGGACAAGGGGCGCGCGCTCGAGACGCGCGCCGACCTGGTGCGCATCGGTCGCGCCGAGGAGAACGAGCTCGTCCTGCCCGACTGGCACGTCTCCGGCGAGCACGCGCAGCTCGTGCTCGCGGGCGATCGCTGGGTGGTGCGCGATCTCCAGAGCACGAACGGCACCCGCATCCTGCGCGGCGAGGAACGGCTCGATCTCGCGGCGGTCGAGGGCCGCGAGTCAGCGCTGTCGAGTGGGGACGTGCTCTTGCTCGGCGACGACGAGCGCCCGGTGAAGGTGCTCGTGACGATCGACGAAGAGCCCGACGACGCGCGCATCGTCTCGGTGCGCAAGGTCGCGGAGCTCGGCGAGGTCGAGAAGGACATCGGCGCCGACTCCGAGGTGCTGAAGACGCTCTACGTCGCGCAGAAGGAGATCGGCGCGACGCTCGAGCTCGGCGGGCTGCTCGACGTGGTCGCGCAGCAGGTCTTCCGGTTCCTGCCGCGCGCGACGCACGTGACCGTCGCGCTCCGCGAAGAGGACGATCCGGGCACGCGCCGCGGCGCGGGACGTTACGTCCCGATCGGCACGAAGGTGCGCGGCGGGGCAGGGCGCGATGCGGTGCCGATCACGCGCAGCGTGTTCCGCAAGGTCGTCGCCGAGCGCGCCGCGGTGCTCGCGGCCGACGCGCGCCGCGACGTCGGTGAGACCGCGTCGATCATGGGCGCGCAGATCCAGTCGACGATCGGCGTCCCGCTCTGGGCGGGCGACGACATCATCGGCGTGCTGCAGGTCGACAACCGCGATCAGGCCGGCATCTTCCGCGAGCGCGACCTCGACGTGCTCGCGCTCCTCGCGCAGAGCGCGAGCCAGGCGTTCCGCCACGCGCGCGTCTATCAGCGCCTGCAGATCGCCGAAGAGAAAGAGCGCAAGGAGAACCTCTACCTCAAGAAGCGCGAGCAGAGCCGGCGCGAGGGCGCGATCATCGGCGAGGCCGGCTCGATGCGCCGCCTCTTCGAGCAGCTGCGCAAGGTCGTCAACACGCGCGTCACCGTGCTGATCGAGGGCGAGACCGGCACCGGCAAGGAGCTCATCGCGAGCGCGGTGCACTACTGGAGCGATCGCCGCGAGCGACTCTTCGTCGCGCAGAACTGCGCGGCGATGCCCGAGAACCTGCTCGAGAGCGAGCTCTTCGGGCACAAGAAGGGCTCGTTCACCGGCGCGACCGACGACAAGAAGGGCCTCTTCGAGCTCGCCGACGGCGGCACGCTCTTCCTCGACGAGGTCGGCGAGATGCCGCTCAACCTGCAGGCGAAGCTGCTGCGCGCGCTGCAGGAGGGCGAGATCCGGCCGGTCGGCGCGGCGAAGACGATCAAGGTCGACACCCGCATCGTCGCGGCGACGAACCGAGATCTCGAGAAGGAGGTCGCGGAGGGCCGCTTCCGCGAGGACCTCTTCTATCGCCTGAAGGTCTTCCCGATCCGCGTGCCGCCGCTGCGCGAGCGCCACGAGGACATCCCGCTGATCGCGGCGCACTTCCTCCGCAAGTACTGCCAGGAGTTCGGCCGCAGCATCAGCGGCTTCTCGCAGCAGGCGATGGAGATGCTCCAGGCCTACAAGTGGCCGGGCAACGTGCGCGAGCTCGAGAACGAAGTGCAGCGCCTCGTCATCCAGGTCGACGACGAAGCGTTCGTGCAGCCCGAGCACCTCTCGCCGAAGATCCGCCAGGTCGAGAACATCCTCGACCGCGTGCACCCGACGAAGGGCACGCTGAAGGAAATGGTCGAGCAGGTCGAGAAGTGGATCCTGCTCGAGGCGCTCAAAGAGCACGGCAACAACAAGAGCCAGACCGCGAAGACGCTCGGCATCACGCGCGAAGGCCTGCACAAGAAGCTGAAGCACTTCGGCATCTCGTGA
- a CDS encoding serine/threonine protein kinase, translating into MSRRCPQCGTEYADQIAFCGNDGSITIQVQPAGETPDRRLGTRFGEYVAVARVADGAMGRVYEGRHAQTKQRVAVKVLHDDVARDRVAVERFKREFETAKDLDSKHVVRVIDFGEAPEVPGGSARSWFMTMEYLQGIELGGVLRGSGALPVARALRVMCQVALGLEDAHSFGVIHRDLKPDNLFLCEGEGGDDVRILDFGSVKLQMETGPKLTAFGTTLGSPYYMSPEQAMGKADVDQRTDVFALAAILYETLTGKIAFDGQAVAQILMKIVNEMPAPASTQKAGLPVAIDDVIEKGLAKDKRGRYGSTVELAAAALGAFGLPVQPGRAGIEQWAHAPIAQLEQALASATPPAPKPFGAPEPAVVAQPAASIPMTPAPSISNDALSSPPPPSNNLGLMIGLGVGAMVFLGLVGAVAMFFLMR; encoded by the coding sequence GTGAGTCGTCGCTGCCCGCAGTGCGGGACCGAATACGCGGATCAGATCGCGTTCTGCGGGAACGACGGGTCGATCACGATCCAGGTGCAGCCCGCAGGAGAGACGCCCGATCGCCGGCTCGGTACGCGCTTCGGCGAGTACGTCGCGGTCGCGCGCGTCGCCGACGGTGCGATGGGCCGGGTGTACGAAGGGCGCCACGCGCAGACGAAGCAGCGCGTCGCGGTGAAGGTGCTGCACGACGACGTCGCGCGGGATCGTGTCGCGGTCGAGCGCTTCAAGCGTGAGTTCGAGACCGCGAAGGACCTCGACTCGAAGCACGTCGTGCGCGTGATCGACTTCGGCGAGGCGCCCGAGGTCCCCGGTGGCTCGGCCCGCTCGTGGTTCATGACGATGGAGTACCTGCAGGGCATCGAGCTCGGCGGCGTGCTCCGCGGCAGCGGCGCGCTCCCGGTCGCGCGTGCGCTGCGGGTGATGTGTCAGGTCGCGCTCGGCCTCGAGGACGCGCACTCGTTCGGCGTCATCCACCGCGACCTCAAGCCCGACAATCTCTTCCTCTGCGAGGGCGAGGGCGGGGACGACGTTCGCATCCTCGACTTCGGCTCGGTGAAGCTGCAGATGGAGACCGGGCCGAAGCTCACGGCGTTCGGCACCACGCTCGGCTCGCCCTATTACATGTCGCCCGAGCAGGCGATGGGGAAGGCCGACGTCGATCAGCGCACCGACGTCTTCGCGCTCGCCGCGATCCTCTACGAGACGCTCACGGGGAAGATCGCGTTCGACGGTCAGGCCGTCGCGCAGATCCTGATGAAGATCGTCAACGAGATGCCCGCCCCCGCGAGCACGCAGAAGGCGGGGCTCCCGGTGGCGATCGACGACGTCATCGAGAAGGGCCTCGCGAAGGACAAGCGCGGTCGCTACGGCAGCACGGTCGAGCTCGCCGCGGCGGCGCTCGGCGCGTTCGGCCTGCCGGTGCAGCCGGGGCGCGCGGGGATCGAGCAGTGGGCGCACGCGCCGATCGCGCAGCTCGAGCAGGCGCTCGCGAGCGCGACGCCGCCCGCGCCGAAGCCGTTCGGCGCGCCGGAGCCCGCGGTCGTCGCGCAGCCCGCGGCATCGATCCCGATGACGCCGGCGCCGTCGATCTCGAACGATGCGCTCTCGAGCCCGCCGCCGCCGAGCAACAACCTCGGGCTGATGATCGGCCTCGGCGTGGGCGCGATGGTGTTCCTCGGCCTCGTCGGCGCCGTCGCGATGTTCTTCTTGATGCGGTGA
- a CDS encoding peptidylprolyl isomerase — MRHARSVVVACLVSLALACGGEPAAPDAGPPRAITREQEQVGGTIVSTVDGAPITLAEVEEVARETGLSPQDALRRLQEERVLAAHAEAAGLGDDHEVQDAVRRASVQALLEARVEAEITPASIPAEQVAERMDAQRARWWRPERRRSTHVLARLAPDAPPEAGAAAERFVRRAIERMSAAEDARAEAHVIGEEDHSGRTYTVLVEDLPPVARDGQLVPEYLDALFARGERGVLAEPVRTRFGWHAIVLTEVMPPWEAPRDEVEAAMRQELAVEARAARLEELVRELAGRTPVERDGAVIERVIATDLEAMESGGASP; from the coding sequence TTGCGTCACGCGCGGAGCGTCGTCGTCGCGTGCCTCGTGTCGCTCGCGCTCGCGTGCGGCGGCGAGCCGGCGGCGCCCGACGCGGGACCGCCGAGGGCGATCACGCGCGAGCAGGAGCAGGTCGGCGGGACGATCGTGTCCACCGTCGACGGCGCGCCGATCACGCTCGCGGAGGTCGAGGAGGTCGCGCGCGAGACCGGGCTCTCGCCCCAGGACGCGCTGCGGCGGCTGCAGGAAGAGCGGGTGCTCGCCGCGCACGCCGAGGCCGCGGGGCTGGGCGACGATCACGAGGTGCAGGACGCGGTGCGACGCGCGTCGGTGCAGGCGCTGCTCGAGGCGCGCGTCGAGGCGGAGATCACGCCGGCGTCAATCCCCGCGGAGCAGGTCGCGGAGCGCATGGACGCCCAGCGCGCGCGGTGGTGGCGCCCCGAGCGACGGCGCAGCACGCACGTGCTCGCGAGGCTCGCGCCCGACGCACCGCCCGAGGCCGGCGCCGCGGCCGAGCGCTTCGTGCGGCGCGCGATCGAGCGCATGAGCGCGGCCGAGGACGCGCGCGCCGAGGCCCACGTGATCGGCGAGGAGGATCACTCCGGGCGCACGTACACCGTGCTCGTCGAGGATCTCCCGCCGGTGGCGCGCGACGGTCAGCTGGTGCCCGAGTACCTGGACGCGCTCTTCGCGCGCGGCGAGCGCGGCGTGTTGGCGGAGCCGGTGCGCACGCGCTTCGGGTGGCACGCGATCGTGCTCACCGAGGTGATGCCTCCGTGGGAGGCGCCGCGCGACGAGGTCGAGGCCGCGATGCGCCAGGAGCTCGCCGTCGAGGCGCGCGCGGCGCGGCTCGAGGAGCTGGTGCGCGAGCTCGCCGGGCGCACGCCGGTGGAGCGCGACGGCGCGGTGATCGAGCGGGTGATCGCGACCGATCTCGAGGCGATGGAGAGCGGAGGCGCGAGCCCGTGA
- a CDS encoding ATP-dependent RecD-like DNA helicase has product MRPREPQQTALPTDGARARDEVVLVGVVEEERWRSADGSFAVLRVKRESDDEILVVVGDVGGLAPGEVARFRGRYEDHASYGRRFRAVAYTPVMPTTKKGLARFLGSGLVPGVGPAIAKKLVAKFGDRTLDVITTQSARLHEEIPGIGKKKASAIAEAVKARRADAEGLAFLHGLGLGPAMAKKVLVKYGPRTAQQLRDDPYRAAEEIPGIGFATADRIGREVGIGIDDPRRAAGAVLHVVGRAADQGHVYLPDEVMRAQARELNVPEDLVAPAIEELAARGMLVLDEGDVYAPPMHEAEVEAARALARLVRERKPPAKMPEALAAIADLGLAEQQEEAVRRSLTSGLMVLTGGPGTGKTTTVRAIVRAHERIGHRIVLCAPTGRAAKRMSEAAGRDARTIHRLLEWNPATGSFRLCADEPINADLVLVDEASMLDVQLAASLLDAVPPESTLVFVGDVDQLPPVGAGQVLRELIASEVCPVVRLDRVFRQAQASAIVRGAHEILAGHAPTPTPSGQKGAGDLFVVRAQEPEAIQQRLVDVLRRIPAAYGLDPKRDVQVLTPMRKGPLGTEKLNELLQTELNPPRTTSSLAGVMRAGDKIMQLRNDYEREVWNGDLGWVTKVEDGVTYVEIDGRAVSYTQDDVDSIALAYASTVHKAQGSEIAAVVIVLHASHHVLLSRPLLYTALTRAKKLAVIVGDPRAIARAARTAEIAKTYCKLGARLRAWKIGASKSTPER; this is encoded by the coding sequence ATGCGCCCTCGCGAACCGCAGCAGACCGCGCTCCCCACCGACGGCGCGCGTGCGCGCGACGAGGTCGTGCTCGTCGGGGTCGTCGAGGAAGAGCGCTGGCGCAGCGCCGACGGCAGCTTCGCGGTGCTGCGCGTGAAGCGCGAGAGCGACGACGAGATCCTCGTCGTCGTCGGCGACGTCGGAGGGCTCGCGCCGGGCGAGGTCGCGCGGTTCCGAGGTCGCTACGAGGACCACGCGTCGTACGGCCGTCGCTTCCGCGCGGTCGCGTACACGCCGGTGATGCCGACGACGAAGAAGGGCCTCGCGCGTTTCCTCGGCTCGGGGCTCGTGCCCGGCGTCGGTCCCGCGATCGCGAAGAAGCTCGTCGCGAAGTTCGGGGATCGCACGCTCGACGTGATCACCACGCAGAGCGCGCGCCTGCACGAGGAGATCCCCGGCATCGGGAAGAAGAAGGCGAGCGCGATCGCCGAGGCGGTGAAGGCACGTCGCGCCGACGCGGAAGGGCTCGCCTTCCTGCACGGCCTCGGGCTCGGCCCCGCGATGGCGAAGAAGGTCCTCGTCAAATACGGCCCACGCACCGCGCAGCAGCTGCGCGACGATCCGTACCGCGCCGCCGAGGAGATCCCGGGCATCGGGTTCGCGACCGCGGATCGCATCGGGCGCGAGGTCGGGATCGGGATCGACGATCCGCGACGCGCCGCGGGCGCAGTGTTGCACGTGGTCGGTCGCGCCGCGGACCAAGGGCACGTGTACCTGCCCGACGAGGTGATGCGCGCGCAGGCGCGCGAGCTGAACGTGCCCGAGGATCTCGTCGCGCCCGCGATCGAAGAGCTCGCTGCGCGCGGGATGCTCGTGCTCGACGAAGGCGACGTCTACGCGCCGCCGATGCACGAGGCCGAGGTCGAGGCCGCGCGCGCGCTCGCGCGCCTGGTGCGCGAGCGGAAGCCGCCGGCGAAGATGCCCGAGGCGCTCGCCGCGATCGCGGATCTCGGCCTCGCCGAGCAGCAGGAAGAAGCGGTGCGCCGCTCGCTGACGAGCGGGCTCATGGTGCTCACCGGCGGGCCCGGCACCGGCAAGACCACGACGGTGAGAGCCATCGTGCGCGCGCACGAGCGCATCGGACATCGCATCGTGCTGTGCGCGCCCACCGGTCGCGCCGCGAAGCGCATGAGCGAGGCCGCGGGGCGCGACGCGCGCACCATCCATCGCCTGCTCGAGTGGAACCCCGCGACCGGCTCGTTCCGTCTCTGCGCCGACGAGCCGATCAATGCCGATCTCGTCCTCGTCGACGAGGCGTCGATGCTCGACGTGCAGCTCGCGGCGAGCCTGCTCGATGCGGTGCCGCCCGAGAGCACGCTCGTGTTCGTCGGCGACGTCGATCAGCTGCCGCCGGTCGGCGCGGGACAGGTGCTGCGCGAGCTGATCGCGAGCGAGGTGTGCCCGGTGGTGCGGCTCGATCGCGTCTTCCGGCAGGCGCAGGCGAGCGCGATCGTCCGCGGCGCGCACGAGATCCTCGCGGGCCACGCGCCGACTCCGACGCCGAGCGGCCAGAAGGGCGCGGGCGATCTCTTCGTGGTCCGCGCCCAGGAGCCCGAGGCGATCCAGCAGCGCCTCGTCGACGTGCTGCGCCGCATCCCCGCGGCGTACGGGCTCGATCCCAAGCGCGACGTGCAAGTGCTGACGCCGATGCGCAAGGGACCGCTCGGCACCGAGAAGCTGAACGAGCTGCTGCAGACCGAGCTCAACCCGCCGCGCACCACCTCGTCGCTCGCGGGCGTGATGCGCGCGGGCGACAAGATCATGCAGCTGCGCAACGACTACGAGCGCGAGGTGTGGAACGGCGATCTCGGCTGGGTCACGAAGGTCGAGGACGGCGTGACCTACGTCGAGATCGACGGGCGCGCGGTGAGCTACACGCAGGACGACGTCGACTCGATCGCCCTCGCCTATGCGTCGACGGTGCACAAGGCGCAGGGCTCGGAGATCGCGGCGGTCGTGATCGTGCTGCACGCGTCGCATCACGTGCTGCTCTCGCGACCGCTGCTCTACACCGCGCTGACGCGCGCGAAGAAGCTCGCGGTCATCGTCGGCGATCCGCGCGCCATCGCGCGCGCGGCGCGCACCGCCGAGATCGCGAAGACGTACTGCAAGCTCGGCGCGCGGCTGCGCGCGTGGAAAATCGGCGCATCGAAGTCGACGCCGGAGCGATGA